The nucleotide sequence TAATATTTTCACCCTATATGATGTTTCGAACATTTGGCACATCCCTTTGCTGTTACGGGTATAGCACATCTCATTATTTATGTATAAATGTATGTTTTTCCCCATGCACGATGTACTATATGATATTTTCGTTTTCCATTTCAGGACCAGAAAGCACACAATGCTATTCTTAAAGTTCTGAATCTTGAAAGGTTTGTTTTCATGTACCTTATTGAGATTTTCTTCCAAAGATGGCATGCTGACATGCTATCTGAATCTTCTTTCCCATGTTTGCAGCGTTGCTCAGGAGCCGAAGTTGGAGGAATGGGTGGCAAGGGCTACTTTATATGACACCCTACAGGATGAAGTTGGTTTCTGTTTGTCCTTTACAATTGTTTTATCTGTCTGGAAACCTTTACTTAGGCCCAATTGTACCGCACTGTTGTTTCAGGTGAGGATTGCCATGGTTGGAAAGTACACTGGTCTGTCTGATTCGTACCTTTCTGTGTTAAAGGTGAGATGATCATTGTGGTAATTGTTTCAGTCTTGTTGTTAAATCTCGTTATTACTGTCCAACATTTTTTTCTGCATTTTTTTGCAGGCTCTTTTGCATGCTTCTGTCTCTTGCCGCAAAAAACTTGTTGTAGATTGGGTTGCTTCCACTGATCTTGAGGATTCAACTGCCTCTGAGGTTTGAACTACTCGTAGTATGTAGTTTCCTTAGTCTTTAACCTGTACTGCATTTCCTTACCTGTCCGTGGTTAAATTTTATAGGCACCTGATGCTTACAATGCAGCGTGGAGTTTATTGAAGGTGACGAGTATATGCCCTTAAATGTTGCTGAATTTACAATTTTGTACTTGTCTGACAATTTCTTACTCCAGGGTGCTGATGGCATTTTAGTGCCTGGTGGCTTTGGGGACAGAGGTGTTAAAGGGAAAATGATGGCTGCTAAGTATGCCCGTGAAAACAATGTCCCCTATCTTGGCATATGCCTTGGGATGCAGCTTGCTGTTGTAGAGTTTGCGCGCCATGTCATGAAATTCCCTGATGCGGACAGCACAGAATTTAATCCCAATACGAAGACCCCATGTGTTATTTTTATGCCAGAGGTAATCTTCAAGCGCACACACAACACACCACCTCCACCCATAACCTTACTTGCAGGGGAAACTATTTATCTGCGGACCTGTGGCATTTTTTCTGTATCGAACATATTGCATTTAGTTTTATTTTGAAAGTGGAAACCGCCTTCAAGCTCACATATGGTTTCTTACAATTTAATAATATTTCTTTTTTAGGGTTCAAAAACACATATGGGTGGGACCATGCGCCTTGGATCAAGGAGAACATTTTTCAAGGTTACTGACTGCAAATCTGCCAAGCTGTGAGTGCAGTGCATGTTCTCTGTCATAGTTATCTGTGTTGGCGCTACTGACCATGTTGCCTACTCATTAGTTTTGTTTTGTTCACTTAGCTATGGTGGTGTCAACTTCGTAGATGAGAGGCATCGTCACAGATATGAGGTCTGTATAATATTTGCTCAGCCACATCGATGCATAAATGCTTTGGATGCTTTTGATCCCTTTTCTGACCGCATTCATTGTTTTGTTTTAAAAATGATGTCTGCAGGTAAATCCTGATATGGTGCCAGCATTTGAAAATGCCGGACTTCAGTTTGTTGGCAAGGACGAGACTGGACAGAGAATGGAGGTATGTATAATAACAAAACCAATAACCTTGCCTGTGCTTCACCATGCTAGTTGATTCACCATTATAACTACTATTTTTCTAGATCATTGAAATACCTGATCACCGGTTCTTCGTCGGTGTCCAATTCCATCCGGAGTTCAAGTCGACGCCTTCAAAACCTTCACCTCCATTTGTCGGTAAGCTACTCGACTCTTACTGGAAATTATCTTGGTTCGGTGTGAAGCTACAGCAAACACTGACAATCTGCTCAACCATCCACACTTTGCCTATACAGGACTAATCGCCGCAGCATGCGGGCAACTGGACCAGGTGCTGCAGGACAGCTGCAACGGCCATGTGGTTGCGGCTAAACACAAGCTCGGCGACAGCTCCTCGACGCCCCTAGTACACCAGAACGGGCACGCGCAGAAGCAAGCCAACGGTGGTGTAGCAAATGGAACCTGCCATGCCAACGGCAACGGCAGTACCCATGGTTAGCGCACCCCGTCGGTTTCGCCAAGGGGATCATCTCGCCTGTCTTCTGTGGTCCTCATCGTCCCGTCGACTGCGACAACGGCTGAGCAACTTATCAGCAGGGCCGGCGGCCCTACAAGAAGGGCGACGGTCAGAGCCTAGGAAAAAAAATAGAGGACTAGCATTTCATACAATGAGCACCTTGTATAGTATTAGGTTCTGTGCTGATATGCAGCCGAATGTTTTTGATCCTTGCGTATGGACTAAATAATAAGCTAGACATCTTAGAAAGTTTTAGTTGTTGTCGAGACAGAGCCTGGGTGGTTTGGGTGTGTACTTTGATTTCCTTTAAGAAACTTATGGTTACTGTTTCTTCCCAGTTAAATCCAGTTTCTTTCTCTGTTTGTAGTTTGTAGAGCTAACTAAGATAAGCTTCTTTGCATTCAAATTAGAAGTATTTGGGTCAGTCACATGGCAGTACAGCACTTTTTAAGTCGTTTCAATATGTTTCTTGATATTTTCATAACAGTTTTACATAAAAAGAACATCCAAGCCAAAATATTCTTATAATAGCATAATTTACTCGAGCATTATTAATctactagtagagtgcccgtgcgttgccacgggcttctgAAATAGTTTGTTGAAGTCACATAAAGATAATGCATGCTAAATATCGCGTGTAGAGACAATATAAAACGATCACAATTGCATAACAATTGAAGTCCAATTCACTTGTAATGTAAACTCATAACAAGATATCAAATTGAGAACGTATATGTATAAAGTAATGATTCAAATAAAAATATATTACATAATATTGAGATCTACttgatgcgcttaagaaattctcgTACAATATCAGGCAAGTTGTCTTTAGCTATATTTGCACGATGtttgagcaagtataataaaaaccgCTTCCTCAACTCATACCCATCCTGCAAAAGCAATATACATAGTTAGGACGAATACTTCACATGAAAGATTTAAAAACATGTGTAACGCACAATACTCACCGCACAAACCGATTGCACAAGGTCTTTACCGTTTCACCACATCATAAAATGAAAGACATAAAAACCTGACAAATCCCTGCAATTTACTAAATTGTTATTGTATTAAATATGGTGATAATAAAAATAAATGTTTGTATGATAAATTTATTACCCGTCTATGCTCGTTGGAATACCATTAGGAAATACACGTTCGCATTTTGATATATCAGAATGCCATCCTGGTTGCTTTATTTCGAATGCTTCTTTGAATTCCCTCGCAAAACTTTTTAATTTCACTAAGTGCCTCAAAATTTTCATCTCCGTCGTTTGTATTGTACGAATAGAATCCAGAATAGATACATGACATGCCTCTTTTTCCATCAACCGATGGATTCATATagaagataaatctacaagtggtAGGTATTACAGACAACAATAAACCATGACAAACAACGAAAAAATACCTTACTTACCATGTTGCACGATATTTTGTTGTTGTCTATCTCATGCTAGCTATCAAACAAAGTTGCCAACTTCTGAATAGTTTCCTTATCGCAAAAACTTTTGACTCTCGTGTTGAATCCCACAGCATGGACTGAGTAAAAAAATACTGTTTAAAAACATGTTCATACTAATGATGTTGAATGAAGAATTATGATAACTTACACAAAAttgtagatccatgtagtgtattggaGGGTCTGTGAACAATACTCCCTCGTCACATGCCAGAATACGCACAACAATATTGAAACAATCATTGTCCATAGACTGCTCCATGTTAAGTATGCTTTGAAGTTTTTTGAGACTTAAGCCCATTGGACGGGGTGTCGAGCTTCGGTCCCATTCTTTTCTGAGAATTGGATGGTAAGAATAACAACAGTGTATACCGGCACCTTACATATTGATAAATGATACTTACTCCAAACACTTGGCATCATCAATGGACATGATATAGTTGCAAAGGCCGATAAGCAATTCACATTGATCCGTGGGCATGTTGGGGATTGGGCTAGGATGTTTGTCTTTAATGTCTGGTTGATGGTATATTGGACATCATTTTAGCTTATTCAGTTCTGAATCGAGCAAAATGATAACTAATTTTCGTCGAAAGTGCTTGATATCCTCCTGCAAGATATACAAAAAATCGATATAACATTATTCCAATAAAGTAATGAGATAATGTATAAAAGGAAATACCTGGGTGAACTGATCTGTTAATACATCTGCTGTCCAATATTCCATAAAATTTAGCATAAATAGTCCACAAGATGCGCTATAATATCATAAAAAATACTTCAGAATATCACACATCTGAATCAAATAAATAgaccatttcaaaaaaaattgtgttcATTATACCCACATGGCTTGAATCAACTAATAGATACAGTGCGACATTTTACTATCAATATGTTATACTATATCATATTTTTATGTTGATGAGTACCAAAGAAAATAATTTTCAATTTGTGACAAGTGCTTACCCATCCGTTTGTTTTGCCTCTAGGAACTGTTCTACGACATTCCATTTTGTAACATTGAGATCAGACCACTCATGATCTTTATTAAACTCCGGACTTTGTTCTCCAAGTTTCAAACGATTCTCAAGTCCTAGTAACTATTTTATATATGGAAAGTAGGTTATGGCAAACAAACATATGTCAAGAGTACCAAAAAAGAATAGTAGTTACCGTAATAGTAAGGTCACTCCGATTGATCCGAGAACCCAGCGAGTCCAATACTTGAATCTCACGTTTTTGGGCATTGACGACTGCCAGATACCAATGACTCTGCTCAATGTT is from Triticum aestivum cultivar Chinese Spring chromosome 1B, IWGSC CS RefSeq v2.1, whole genome shotgun sequence and encodes:
- the LOC123148983 gene encoding CTP synthase isoform X1; protein product: MKYVLVTGGVVSGLGKGVTASSIGVVLKACGLRITSIKIDPYLNTDAGTMSPFEHGEVFVLDDGGEVDLDLGNYERFLDIKLTRDNNITTGKIYQSVINKEREGEYLGKTVQVVPHITNAIQDWIERVAMVPVDGQEGPADVCVIELGGTIGDIESMPFIEALGQFSYRVGAGNFCLVHVSLVPVLNVVGEQKTKPTQHSVRGLRGLGLTPNMLACRSTKELEENVKEKLSQFCHVPAANIFTLYDVSNIWHIPLLLRDQKAHNAILKVLNLESVAQEPKLEEWVARATLYDTLQDEVGFCLSFTIVLSVWKPLLRPNCTALLFQVRIAMVGKYTGLSDSYLSVLKALLHASVSCRKKLVVDWVASTDLEDSTASEAPDAYNAAWSLLKGADGILVPGGFGDRGVKGKMMAAKYARENNVPYLGICLGMQLAVVEFARHVMKFPDADSTEFNPNTKTPCVIFMPEGSKTHMGGTMRLGSRRTFFKVTDCKSAKLYGGVNFVDERHRHRYEVNPDMVPAFENAGLQFVGKDETGQRMEIIEIPDHRFFVGVQFHPEFKSTPSKPSPPFVGLIAAACGQLDQVLQDSCNGHVVAAKHKLGDSSSTPLVHQNGHAQKQANGGVANGTCHANGNGSTHG
- the LOC123148983 gene encoding CTP synthase isoform X2; the protein is MKYVLVTGGVVSGLGKGVTASSIGVVLKACGLRITSIKIDPYLNTDAGTMSPFEHGEVFVLDDGGEVDLDLGNYERFLDIKLTRDNNITTGKIYQSVINKEREGEYLGKTVQVVPHITNAIQDWIERVAMVPVDGQEGPADVCVIELGGTIGDIESMPFIEALGQFSYRVGAGNFCLVHVSLVPVLNVVGEQKTKPTQHSVRGLRGLGLTPNMLACRSTKELEENVKEKLSQFCHVPAANIFTLYDVSNIWHIPLLLRDQKAHNAILKVLNLESVAQEPKLEEWVARATLYDTLQDEVRIAMVGKYTGLSDSYLSVLKALLHASVSCRKKLVVDWVASTDLEDSTASEAPDAYNAAWSLLKGADGILVPGGFGDRGVKGKMMAAKYARENNVPYLGICLGMQLAVVEFARHVMKFPDADSTEFNPNTKTPCVIFMPEGSKTHMGGTMRLGSRRTFFKVTDCKSAKLYGGVNFVDERHRHRYEVNPDMVPAFENAGLQFVGKDETGQRMEIIEIPDHRFFVGVQFHPEFKSTPSKPSPPFVGLIAAACGQLDQVLQDSCNGHVVAAKHKLGDSSSTPLVHQNGHAQKQANGGVANGTCHANGNGSTHG